ACTTCAAGGAGGAAGTGCCCAAGTTCGAACTGCCGGAAAAAACCATGCCCGCCAACGCCGCCTACCAGATCATCCACGACGAGCTCAAGCTCAACGCCCGGCCCGGCCTGAACCTGGCCAGCTTCGTCACCACCTGGATGGAACCGGAGGCCGAGCGTCTGATCTCGGAAAACCTCAACGTCAACTTCATCGACCACGACGAATACCCCCAGACCGAGGTCATCCACCACCGGCTGGTCAACATGCTCGCCCGGCTTTTCAACTCGCCGCCGGATTGCGCCTCGGTGGGAACGGCGACGGTCGGATCCTCGGAAGCGATCATGCTCGCCCTCCTCTCCCACAAGTGGACCTGGCGGCTGAAGAGGCAACGGGAAGGCGGACCGGCGGACCGCCCGAACATCGTCTTCGGCGCGGACGCCCATATCTGCTGGGAAAAATTCGCCCGCTACTTCGACGTGGAGATGCGGGTAGTCCCCCTGACCAAGGACCGCTTCTTCATCACCGCGGAACAGGTCGAGCCCCTGATCGACGAAAACACCACCTGCGTGGGGGGGATCCTGGGGACCACCTGCACCGGGGAAGCGGACGACTTCCAGGGGCTCGACCGGCTCCTGGTCAGGATCAAACGGGAGCGGGGATGGGACATACCCATCCACATCGACGGGGCCAGCGGCGGCTTCACGGTACCCTTCACGCGCCCCGATCTGCGCTGGGATTTCCGTCTGGAGCAGGTCAAGTCGATCAACGTCTCGGGGCACAAGTTCGGGCTGGTCTATCCGGGGCTGGGCTGGGTGATCTGGAGGGACGAATCCGATTTTCCCGAAGAACTGATCTTCAAAGTCAACTATCTCGGAGGCTGGATGCCTACCTACACGCTCAATTTTTCCCGGGGAAGTTTCCCGATCATCGCCCAATACTACAACTTCCTGCGCCTGGGACGGGAGGGGTACGCCGAAATCATGGGCAACTGCCTGGAAAACGCCCGCTACCTGGCCGGCCGCCTGGAAAAGTCGGGAAAATTCGAGATGATCAACCGCGGCTCCCTGCTGCCGATCGTCGCCCTGCGGCTGCGGGAGGGCACGAAAGGCTACACGGTCTTCGATCTTTCGGAGAAACTGCGCGAGCGCGGCTGGGTGGTCTCGGCCTACACCCTTCCCCCCGACGCCCAGGATCTGGCGGTCATGCGGGTGGTCTGCCGCGAACACTTCAGCCGCGACATGGCCGACATTCTCTGCCGGGACACCCTGAGCGCGATCGCCCGGCTGGAGGAGCGCGGCGCGTCCGGGCCCCGGCCCGGGGAACCTTCCCGGCACCGCCCCTGTTGAGCCCGGACGGCCGCCGGGGGCGGCACCGGAGAAAGCATTCCCGCTAAGGGCGCGACGTCGTTACCTTGATTTCCTTGATATAGAGGCCGCCGCCGTAGGAACCGATGAGCCCCGGGCAACATTCCTCCACGGTCAAACCGGCCCGGACCACCAGGTTGCCGAGATCGTACGGATAACTTCCCCAGGGTATCAGGATAGGAAGCGCCGTAACCGTTTCCTGCCAGGCGGAGGTGCTCAGGCCCGAAGTGTAGGTATCGGCCACCAGCGTCCGCCACGTACTCCCTCCGTCGCGGCTGTACTCGATCGTCATGGAGATCACGCCCTTGTTGGCGACGTGGTGCTCCTTCCATTTGACATAGAGGTAGCGGAACTTCCCCGTCGCCGGAGAAAACGGCAGGGGCTCGAACCCATACCACTCGCTCCAGGCTTCGAATTCGTTGCCGTCGGCGCAGGTGCTCGAACACTGATAATAACTGTATCCGGGCGCCTGCATGGCGTCTTCCTGATCGGAAAAGTCCCCCGAGGAAGCGGTCGGATGAGAATCCGCCGCCAGGACCGAAACGGTCAGCGCCGCCCAACCGGCCGCCGCCGCCCCCCAGTTCCATAGTT
This genomic window from bacterium contains:
- a CDS encoding glutamate decarboxylase codes for the protein MLSKKVDLDQVRDSRKGHASTYSLRYFKEEVPKFELPEKTMPANAAYQIIHDELKLNARPGLNLASFVTTWMEPEAERLISENLNVNFIDHDEYPQTEVIHHRLVNMLARLFNSPPDCASVGTATVGSSEAIMLALLSHKWTWRLKRQREGGPADRPNIVFGADAHICWEKFARYFDVEMRVVPLTKDRFFITAEQVEPLIDENTTCVGGILGTTCTGEADDFQGLDRLLVRIKRERGWDIPIHIDGASGGFTVPFTRPDLRWDFRLEQVKSINVSGHKFGLVYPGLGWVIWRDESDFPEELIFKVNYLGGWMPTYTLNFSRGSFPIIAQYYNFLRLGREGYAEIMGNCLENARYLAGRLEKSGKFEMINRGSLLPIVALRLREGTKGYTVFDLSEKLRERGWVVSAYTLPPDAQDLAVMRVVCREHFSRDMADILCRDTLSAIARLEERGASGPRPGEPSRHRPC